Proteins from a single region of Candidatus Binatia bacterium:
- a CDS encoding cytochrome b561 yields MLPTQETNFPAAPLVRPRTWNPFPWVRYLYDWVLHWAATPYGVAALGVLAFAEASFFPVPPDVLLVALCLASPRRSLWFATVCSVTSVVGGIGGYLIGAFVWEQVRPFFFAYVFSPSTFERVANLYRENALAAVFTAGLTPIPYKVFTIAAGVCDVNFPVFVVASVFGRSLRFFAVAGLIRLFGPPIKDFIDRYFNLLTVAFTVLLVGGFFVVRYLL; encoded by the coding sequence ATGCTGCCGACGCAGGAGACGAACTTTCCCGCCGCTCCGCTCGTCCGCCCGCGAACGTGGAACCCCTTCCCCTGGGTCCGTTACCTCTACGACTGGGTGCTTCACTGGGCGGCGACACCCTACGGGGTGGCCGCGCTCGGGGTTCTCGCGTTCGCCGAGGCGTCCTTCTTTCCCGTGCCGCCCGACGTCCTCCTCGTCGCCCTCTGCCTCGCGTCGCCCCGCCGCTCGCTCTGGTTCGCGACCGTTTGTTCCGTCACGTCCGTCGTCGGGGGCATCGGCGGCTATCTCATCGGGGCTTTCGTGTGGGAACAGGTGAGACCTTTCTTCTTCGCGTACGTCTTCAGCCCTTCGACGTTCGAGCGCGTGGCAAACCTCTACCGGGAAAACGCGCTGGCCGCCGTCTTCACGGCGGGCCTCACGCCGATCCCCTACAAGGTCTTCACGATCGCGGCAGGCGTCTGCGACGTGAACTTCCCGGTGTTCGTCGTGGCCTCCGTGTTCGGGCGCTCGCTCCGCTTTTTCGCCGTTGCCGGTCTCATCCGGCTTTTCGGCCCTCCGATCAAGGACTTCATCGACCGTTACTTCAACTTGCTCACGGTCGCCTTCACCGTTCTGCTCGTGGGCGGCTTTTTCGTGGTGCGTTACCTCCTCTGA
- a CDS encoding oxidoreductase translates to MIARTEEIRTDTLLRAEVCVIGSGAGGCPVAKELAEAGRDVVLLEQGGYHTKEDFTQREDEMLPLLFEDMGQRTTVDGSVVILQGKTVGGSTVHNLCYCFRTPPPILEKWRREEGVRELSYEDLVPSFERVEKMLKVKPIAPHEVNKLNDKVREGCEKLGYHGFVAHHNREHCTLSGFCILGCPFDAKQSMLVTYVPAADRAGVRIYPYFRVSRLVAEGNRVRRAEGEIVDILGRPRHSFRVEAEVFVLAAGAINTPLLLLRSGLGNSSGQVGRNLHLHPAVVLSGIYDEDIYGYRGIPQSYYVDEFIDLEKDPDSGYILMPIYGFPVMTATNLPGFGREHFEIMREYHRMVGLLVLMHDQSSGRVRPGRSGRPEITYTVEEHERRLFVEGMKHCAEILFASGAREVVVPYEKPLRLRELSEIEEIDRRGFRQGEIPVASTHPQSTCRMGEDPKRHVVDSYGRAHDLRNLFVADMSVFPSSLGAPPQITTAALGDRTGRYIAANWSSLRS, encoded by the coding sequence ATGATCGCCAGGACGGAGGAAATCCGCACCGACACGCTGCTCCGTGCCGAGGTGTGCGTGATCGGGTCGGGCGCGGGAGGCTGCCCGGTGGCCAAGGAGCTCGCGGAAGCGGGGCGGGACGTCGTTCTCCTCGAGCAGGGCGGCTACCACACGAAAGAAGACTTCACGCAGCGGGAAGACGAGATGCTGCCTCTCCTCTTCGAAGACATGGGGCAGCGGACGACCGTCGACGGCTCGGTCGTGATCCTGCAAGGCAAAACCGTGGGTGGCTCGACGGTACACAACCTCTGCTACTGCTTCCGGACGCCCCCGCCGATTCTCGAGAAGTGGCGCAGAGAAGAGGGGGTGCGCGAGCTTTCCTACGAAGACCTCGTCCCCTCGTTCGAGCGGGTCGAAAAGATGCTCAAGGTGAAGCCGATCGCCCCGCACGAGGTGAACAAGCTCAACGACAAGGTCCGCGAGGGATGCGAGAAGCTCGGCTACCACGGCTTCGTCGCGCACCACAACCGCGAGCACTGCACCCTCTCGGGCTTCTGCATCCTCGGCTGCCCCTTCGACGCCAAGCAGAGCATGCTCGTCACGTACGTCCCCGCGGCCGACCGTGCCGGGGTTCGGATCTACCCCTATTTCCGGGTCTCGCGGCTCGTGGCCGAAGGGAACCGCGTCCGGCGTGCGGAGGGGGAGATCGTCGACATCCTCGGCCGGCCTCGTCACTCCTTCCGCGTCGAGGCCGAAGTTTTCGTTCTCGCGGCAGGGGCGATCAACACACCGCTCCTTCTCCTGCGTAGCGGTCTCGGGAACTCGAGCGGCCAGGTCGGGCGCAACCTCCACCTCCATCCCGCCGTCGTTCTGAGCGGCATCTACGACGAGGACATCTACGGCTACCGCGGCATCCCCCAGAGCTACTACGTCGACGAGTTCATCGACCTCGAGAAAGACCCCGACAGCGGCTACATTCTGATGCCCATCTACGGCTTTCCCGTGATGACCGCCACGAACCTCCCGGGCTTCGGCCGCGAGCACTTCGAAATCATGCGCGAATACCACCGGATGGTGGGTCTTCTCGTCCTCATGCACGACCAGTCTTCGGGCCGGGTGCGGCCGGGACGTTCGGGACGTCCCGAGATCACGTACACGGTCGAAGAACACGAAAGGCGGCTTTTCGTCGAAGGCATGAAACACTGCGCCGAAATCCTTTTCGCCTCGGGCGCCAGGGAAGTGGTCGTCCCGTACGAGAAGCCGCTCCGGCTCCGCGAGCTTTCCGAGATCGAGGAAATCGACCGCCGCGGATTCCGGCAGGGCGAAATCCCCGTCGCGTCCACGCACCCCCAGAGCACGTGCCGGATGGGAGAAGACCCGAAGCGGCACGTCGTCGACTCCTACGGGCGAGCCCACGACCTTCGGAACCTGTTCGTGGCGGACATGAGCGTTTTCCCGTCCTCGCTCGGCGCGCCGCCGCAAATCACGACGGCCGCGCTCGGCGACCGCACGGGACGCTACATCGCGGCCAACTGGTCGAGTCTCCGGAGCTGA
- a CDS encoding luciferase has product MKFGIFYEHQLPRPWSEGREEKLFHEALEQVELADRLGIHYAWEVEHHFLEEYSHSSAPEVFLAAASQRSRRIRLGHGIVLMPPAYNHPARVAERIATLDLVSHGRVEFGTGESASRMELEGFGIDPTKKHEMWREAVEQVARMLSEEPYPGYEGKYFSMPARNVVPKPVQKPHPPMWLACSTRQTIHLAAQLGLGALTFAFVDPSEAQHWVTDYYETFKRECVPIAQSVNPNIAMVTGFMCHRDQDEAVRRGMEGFQFFGYALAHYYIFGEHVPGRTNVYEEFRKAFLPVPPGPTAIGTPEHIREHLRAFEEMKVDQVIFIQQGGNNRHEHICESLELFASEVLPEFQERDERREREKAEELAPYVEAALARKKKWPEPKELPVVRAYGRNIAEGGRGVYPEPAKAGA; this is encoded by the coding sequence ATGAAATTCGGCATTTTCTACGAGCACCAGCTTCCGCGCCCCTGGAGCGAGGGGCGGGAGGAGAAACTTTTCCACGAGGCGCTCGAGCAGGTCGAGCTCGCCGACCGTCTCGGGATCCACTACGCCTGGGAGGTCGAGCACCACTTCCTCGAGGAGTACTCGCACTCCTCGGCACCCGAGGTGTTCCTCGCGGCCGCGAGCCAGAGGAGCCGCCGCATCCGGCTCGGCCACGGCATCGTTCTCATGCCGCCGGCGTACAACCACCCCGCCCGCGTCGCCGAGCGCATCGCCACGCTCGACCTGGTGAGCCACGGCCGGGTGGAATTCGGCACGGGGGAGTCGGCGTCCCGGATGGAGCTCGAGGGGTTCGGGATCGATCCCACGAAAAAACACGAGATGTGGCGCGAAGCCGTGGAGCAGGTCGCGCGGATGCTCTCGGAGGAGCCCTACCCGGGCTACGAGGGCAAGTACTTCTCGATGCCGGCTCGCAACGTGGTACCCAAGCCCGTCCAGAAACCCCACCCTCCGATGTGGCTCGCGTGCTCCACGCGCCAGACGATCCACCTCGCGGCCCAGCTCGGACTCGGTGCCCTCACCTTCGCCTTCGTCGATCCCTCGGAAGCGCAGCACTGGGTCACGGACTACTACGAAACGTTCAAGCGCGAGTGCGTGCCGATCGCGCAGAGCGTGAACCCGAACATCGCCATGGTGACGGGCTTCATGTGTCACCGCGACCAGGACGAGGCCGTCCGGCGCGGCATGGAGGGCTTCCAGTTCTTCGGCTACGCGCTCGCCCACTACTACATCTTCGGCGAGCACGTTCCCGGCCGTACGAACGTCTACGAGGAGTTCCGCAAGGCCTTTCTCCCCGTTCCTCCGGGTCCGACGGCCATCGGGACCCCGGAGCACATCCGGGAACACCTCCGGGCGTTCGAGGAAATGAAGGTCGATCAGGTGATTTTCATCCAGCAGGGGGGCAACAACCGCCACGAGCACATCTGCGAATCGCTCGAGCTTTTCGCTTCCGAGGTGCTTCCCGAGTTCCAGGAGCGGGACGAACGGCGGGAGAGGGAAAAGGCCGAGGAGCTCGCGCCCTACGTCGAGGCCGCGCTCGCGCGGAAAAAGAAGTGGCCCGAGCCGAAGGAACTGCCCGTGGTGCGCGCCTACGGAAGGAACATCGCGGAGGGCGGAAGGGGAGTCTACCCCGAGCCCGCCAAGGCGGGGGCCTGA
- a CDS encoding alpha-ribazole phosphatase, whose translation MTRRIVFVRHGETEKGSSTRYFGRTDVALSDLGREQLRRARRALLDEAFDHVYTSTLRRTREGAEILAPGVPSTALADFDEIHFGEWEGLTEEEIATRYPEAFARWRRAPGDFAYPGGDDAREFRRRVASAIRRLLPRMPPRVLVVAHKGVIRAAVTELLALSEAERRAWPCDLASIHVLAERDGTWQAEVVNDTRHLADLPS comes from the coding sequence ATGACCCGGCGCATCGTTTTCGTTCGCCACGGCGAGACGGAAAAAGGCTCGAGCACCCGCTACTTCGGGCGGACGGACGTAGCGCTCAGCGACCTCGGGCGCGAGCAGTTGCGCCGCGCCCGGAGGGCGCTCCTCGACGAAGCTTTCGACCACGTCTACACGAGCACGCTCCGCCGGACCCGCGAAGGGGCGGAAATCCTCGCCCCCGGAGTCCCCTCGACGGCCCTCGCGGACTTCGACGAAATCCATTTCGGCGAATGGGAGGGGCTCACGGAAGAAGAAATCGCGACTCGCTACCCCGAGGCTTTCGCCCGCTGGCGCCGCGCGCCCGGGGATTTCGCCTATCCCGGAGGCGACGACGCGAGGGAGTTCCGCCGTCGCGTCGCGAGCGCGATCCGACGGCTCCTGCCCCGGATGCCCCCGCGGGTCCTCGTCGTGGCCCACAAGGGAGTGATCCGAGCCGCGGTGACCGAGCTTCTCGCGCTTTCCGAAGCGGAGCGACGGGCCTGGCCCTGCGACCTGGCGTCGATCCACGTGCTGGCGGAGCGCGACGGAACGTGGCAAGCAGAGGTCGTGAACGACACGCGTCACCTCGCGGACCTCCCGTCATGA
- a CDS encoding alpha-glucosidase, whose product MNVPAWLADWLARPLPVDPPPREVRELPPPSAVSEIPAGWSFACGKEKLEARFLSDGVLEIVVRAEGEELLPSFARVEKPPSPPEVSRAREGSTWRLATRALEAAFRSDSSGFEVRGAWPLAGRAVATERGWRVRWELEPEDRLYGLGAKVGGLRRNGRRTLLWAWESAVTERSDPLYSSVPFLLLARRGAWSGLWLDSAARSVFDLGATDPRVLEFGPRTGPLVVVVLAGPTLGEVLARFTSWTGRPPLPPLWALGHHQSRYSYADEEEVREVASRFRKRGIPTDAIHLDIHYMDGYRVFTFDRERFPDPRRLSEDLARQGFRLVAITDPGLKVDRRYEPYRQLVERRFFVRRTGGEPFTMYVWPGKAAFPDFLRAEVRQWWAEWLRVYVEAGIAGIWNDMNEPSGWRGAWYVGDGVVPFGEARTHDAQHVLEDGRVVPHLAVRNAYGHLHSRATYEGLRRHRPGERPFVLTRSAFAGTQRYAAQWTGDVLSSWSLLRATVPMLLSLGLSGMSFAGSDIGGFFGDCTPELYARWVQLGALSPFARTHTALHTRRQEPWSFGPEVEEIARRALELRYRLLPYLYTCFWETSRGGMPVWRPLFAEFPDDAPSWDVEDEVLVGPSLLAAPVLEKGARRREVYLPPGRWFDWASGLLLEGGRTLDVAAPLATLPLYVRANSAIPTVEGLRHTGDRPTAPIVWRVFLAEPVTEGRIGGLYEDDGLSFAYVDGFFRWNEVEVVRRGERLVLRFLPGEGRYRSPRTEAVLELVAPGFEVVAFGGGPVPPAPIRFSRDRMHEVELAPFQGGPEA is encoded by the coding sequence ATGAACGTACCCGCCTGGCTCGCCGACTGGCTCGCTCGCCCCCTTCCGGTCGACCCGCCTCCGCGGGAGGTGCGGGAGCTTCCACCTCCGTCCGCGGTCTCGGAGATCCCCGCCGGTTGGAGCTTCGCGTGCGGGAAAGAGAAGCTGGAAGCGCGCTTTCTTTCCGACGGAGTTCTCGAGATCGTCGTGCGGGCCGAAGGCGAGGAGCTTCTTCCGTCGTTCGCGCGCGTGGAAAAACCTCCGTCGCCGCCGGAGGTCTCTCGGGCCCGGGAAGGATCGACGTGGCGTCTCGCGACCCGAGCGCTCGAGGCCGCCTTTCGTTCGGACTCTTCCGGGTTCGAGGTAAGGGGAGCCTGGCCGCTCGCCGGCCGTGCCGTCGCGACCGAAAGGGGCTGGCGTGTCCGGTGGGAGCTCGAGCCCGAGGATCGGCTCTACGGGCTCGGCGCCAAGGTGGGAGGACTTCGGCGAAACGGCCGCAGGACCCTCCTCTGGGCGTGGGAAAGCGCGGTCACGGAACGTTCGGATCCGCTCTATTCTTCGGTTCCTTTTCTCCTCCTGGCTCGCCGTGGCGCCTGGTCGGGGCTCTGGCTCGACTCCGCCGCACGCTCGGTTTTCGACCTCGGGGCGACCGACCCGCGGGTTCTCGAGTTCGGACCGCGCACGGGCCCGCTCGTCGTCGTCGTTCTCGCGGGGCCCACGCTGGGCGAGGTGCTCGCTCGGTTTACGAGCTGGACCGGGCGGCCTCCCCTGCCTCCGCTCTGGGCTCTCGGCCACCACCAGTCGCGCTACTCGTACGCGGACGAGGAAGAGGTGCGCGAGGTTGCCTCCCGGTTCCGAAAGCGCGGTATCCCGACCGATGCGATCCACCTCGACATCCACTACATGGACGGGTATCGCGTCTTCACGTTCGACCGCGAACGTTTCCCCGATCCCCGCAGGCTCTCGGAGGATCTCGCCCGGCAGGGGTTCCGCCTCGTGGCGATCACCGACCCGGGTCTCAAGGTCGACCGGCGCTACGAGCCCTACCGCCAGCTCGTCGAACGGCGCTTCTTCGTCCGCCGGACGGGGGGCGAGCCCTTCACGATGTACGTCTGGCCCGGCAAGGCCGCGTTCCCGGATTTTTTGCGCGCCGAGGTGCGCCAGTGGTGGGCCGAGTGGCTCCGGGTGTACGTGGAGGCGGGTATCGCGGGCATCTGGAACGACATGAACGAGCCTTCGGGATGGCGCGGAGCGTGGTACGTGGGGGACGGCGTCGTGCCGTTCGGCGAAGCGCGCACCCACGACGCGCAGCACGTGCTCGAGGACGGCCGTGTCGTACCGCATCTCGCGGTTCGCAACGCCTACGGCCACCTCCATTCGCGGGCGACCTACGAGGGGCTTCGCCGGCACCGACCCGGTGAGCGACCCTTCGTCCTGACACGTTCGGCTTTCGCCGGAACCCAGCGCTACGCCGCGCAGTGGACGGGCGACGTACTGAGCTCGTGGTCCCTTTTGCGCGCGACCGTTCCGATGTTGCTCTCCCTGGGGCTTTCGGGAATGTCTTTTGCCGGGAGCGACATCGGGGGCTTTTTCGGGGACTGCACCCCGGAACTTTACGCCCGTTGGGTCCAGCTCGGGGCGCTTTCGCCCTTCGCCCGCACCCACACGGCGCTCCACACGCGTCGGCAAGAGCCGTGGAGCTTCGGGCCCGAGGTGGAAGAAATTGCCCGCCGGGCGCTCGAGCTGCGCTACCGGCTCCTTCCGTACCTCTACACGTGCTTCTGGGAGACGAGCCGGGGCGGGATGCCGGTCTGGCGGCCTCTTTTCGCGGAGTTTCCCGACGACGCGCCGTCGTGGGACGTGGAAGACGAAGTTCTGGTCGGCCCTTCCCTCCTCGCGGCGCCGGTTCTCGAAAAGGGCGCCCGGCGGAGAGAGGTGTACCTGCCCCCGGGGCGTTGGTTCGACTGGGCGAGCGGCCTTCTCCTCGAAGGTGGCCGGACTCTGGACGTCGCCGCTCCGCTCGCGACGCTCCCGCTCTACGTGCGGGCGAACTCGGCGATCCCCACGGTCGAAGGGCTCCGGCACACCGGAGACCGGCCGACCGCGCCGATCGTCTGGAGGGTGTTCCTCGCCGAGCCCGTCACCGAAGGCAGGATCGGCGGCCTCTACGAGGACGACGGGCTTTCGTTCGCTTACGTGGACGGCTTTTTCCGCTGGAACGAGGTCGAGGTAGTGCGGAGAGGGGAACGCCTGGTGCTGCGTTTTTTACCGGGCGAGGGGCGTTACCGCTCCCCGCGAACGGAAGCCGTACTCGAACTCGTGGCTCCCGGCTTCGAGGTCGTGGCCTTCGGCGGCGGTCCCGTGCCGCCGGCCCCGATCCGCTTTTCGCGCGACCGGATGCACGAGGTGGAGCTCGCCCCGTTCCAGGGCGGGCCCGAAGCTTGA
- a CDS encoding 1-aminocyclopropane-1-carboxylate deaminase yields the protein MTEAARALEDEARSGGALERAFPELAEAFPRLPCTTLPTRVHRLEKLGTELDVELWVKRDDETGTLYGGNKPRKLEFLLGDARRKGKRSILTFGGIGTNHGLATALYGRRHGFSVVLVLLRQPVTSKVRHGLLLCRAAGAELHYAPSLGQLVARTLGILVRRGARGDLPYVVPTGGSSPVGVLGFVDAALELKEQIAQGLLPEPGWVFVPVGTAGTLAGLVLGFRLAGLSTRVAGVLVTDILPPTRKRVLGLVRATHELLRRKLPSLPDLDLAAEPFRLVHGFVGPGYGTPTASARAARDEVAELEGLKTETTYTAKCLAALRELARLEPYRTGPVLYWHTYSGVDPTDQLGTLPDFRELPDEFHPLFEGPPVPD from the coding sequence ATGACGGAAGCCGCGAGAGCTCTCGAGGACGAGGCCCGAAGTGGAGGGGCGCTCGAGCGAGCTTTTCCGGAGCTCGCCGAGGCGTTCCCGCGGCTTCCTTGCACGACGCTGCCGACGCGGGTCCACCGGCTCGAAAAGCTCGGAACCGAGCTCGATGTCGAGCTCTGGGTGAAACGGGACGACGAGACCGGCACGCTCTACGGCGGCAACAAGCCCCGGAAGCTCGAGTTCCTCCTCGGCGATGCCAGGAGAAAAGGCAAGCGCTCGATTCTCACCTTCGGAGGCATCGGGACGAACCACGGACTCGCCACGGCGCTCTACGGGCGGCGGCACGGCTTTTCCGTCGTCCTCGTCCTCCTGCGGCAACCCGTCACCTCGAAAGTGAGACACGGGCTCCTCCTCTGCCGTGCCGCCGGAGCCGAGCTCCACTATGCACCGAGTCTCGGGCAGCTCGTCGCGAGAACGCTCGGAATTCTCGTGCGGCGCGGCGCGCGGGGCGACCTGCCCTACGTCGTGCCCACGGGCGGGAGCTCGCCCGTGGGCGTTCTCGGTTTCGTCGACGCGGCACTCGAACTCAAGGAGCAGATCGCACAGGGTCTCCTGCCCGAGCCCGGGTGGGTTTTCGTGCCCGTCGGCACGGCGGGAACGCTCGCGGGACTCGTTCTCGGGTTCCGCCTCGCCGGGCTTTCCACGCGCGTGGCCGGCGTTCTCGTGACCGACATCCTGCCGCCCACGCGCAAGCGGGTCCTGGGCCTCGTACGCGCGACGCACGAGCTTTTGCGCCGGAAGCTCCCTTCGCTTCCCGATCTCGACCTCGCCGCCGAGCCGTTCCGTCTCGTCCACGGCTTCGTGGGTCCGGGCTACGGCACACCCACAGCCTCGGCACGAGCCGCACGCGACGAGGTAGCGGAGCTCGAGGGGCTCAAGACCGAGACGACCTACACGGCGAAGTGCCTTGCCGCGCTGCGGGAGCTCGCGCGCCTCGAGCCGTACAGGACGGGCCCCGTCCTTTACTGGCACACGTATTCCGGCGTCGACCCGACCGATCAGCTCGGGACACTGCCGGACTTCCGCGAGCTGCCCGACGAATTCCACCCGCTCTTCGAGGGCCCGCCCGTGCCCGATTGA
- the hdhA gene encoding 7-alpha-hydroxysteroid dehydrogenase, whose translation MILERFRIPGRVAVVTGGGRGIGAGIARAFAEAGADVAVGARTAKEVEAVAEEVRSLGRRGLAVVCDVTKREDIENLVETTVRELGRIDIVVNNAGGTPPQEALYTSERMFEEAFHFNVTSAFLLTRLAVPHMLREGGGAVVNISSAAGRVPIPGFVAYGTAKAALSFMTRILAQEFAPKIRVNAIAVGAVETSALAPFLTPEIREKMEALTPMARIGTVEDIAAAALYLASPASSWVTGKVFEVDGGAEGSTWPFPPPRL comes from the coding sequence GTGATTCTCGAACGGTTTCGCATTCCCGGGCGGGTGGCCGTCGTGACGGGCGGCGGAAGGGGAATCGGCGCGGGCATCGCTCGCGCCTTCGCGGAGGCAGGCGCAGACGTGGCCGTCGGTGCGCGCACGGCCAAGGAGGTCGAAGCCGTGGCCGAGGAAGTGCGGAGCCTCGGACGGCGCGGTCTCGCCGTCGTGTGCGACGTGACGAAAAGGGAAGACATCGAAAACCTCGTCGAGACGACCGTACGCGAGCTCGGCCGCATCGACATCGTGGTGAACAACGCGGGCGGCACCCCGCCGCAAGAGGCCCTCTACACGAGCGAACGCATGTTCGAGGAAGCGTTCCACTTCAACGTCACCTCGGCTTTCCTGCTGACGCGCCTTGCCGTCCCCCACATGCTCCGGGAAGGCGGCGGAGCGGTCGTGAACATCTCTTCGGCCGCGGGTCGCGTTCCGATCCCCGGTTTCGTGGCCTACGGGACGGCCAAGGCGGCGCTTTCTTTCATGACGCGCATCCTCGCGCAGGAATTCGCCCCGAAAATCCGAGTCAACGCGATTGCCGTGGGCGCCGTGGAAACCTCCGCCCTCGCTCCCTTTCTCACCCCGGAAATCCGCGAGAAGATGGAGGCGCTCACGCCCATGGCACGCATCGGCACCGTGGAAGACATCGCCGCCGCGGCCCTCTACCTGGCTTCCCCCGCTTCGAGCTGGGTAACCGGCAAAGTCTTCGAGGTCGACGGCGGAGCCGAGGGCTCCACCTGGCCTTTTCCCCCGCCACGGCTCTGA
- a CDS encoding acyl-CoA dehydrogenase, with translation MDFAFSEEDELFRRTLRRFAERELAPRYQRHDREKTFPEEQLRGCAELGLLGLRIPEAYGGNPQSYLASGIAAEEIAREDFNVAYFPLMYGLVGELLARYGSEELKARWLPRMARGEIVAGLALTEPGAGSDAAALACRAEREGDEYVLTGEKSSISFCSRADMVVVFARTSPGTRAQGISAFCVPTDLPGIERRAYNSMGSKCLGRGSLFLDRVRVPAAERVGEENRAFRMVMETFDYSRAVIGLMCLGSAARALERTREHVKQRKAFGRPLATFEGVSFPLAEHSTYVEAARLLCYKTLWLRDRNLPHTREAAMAKWWAPKVAVDALHDCLLLHGHYGYTDEYPIEQQLRDVMGLEIGDGTAQISKLVIAREELGREYRPY, from the coding sequence ATGGATTTCGCCTTCTCCGAAGAAGACGAGCTCTTCCGCCGGACCCTGCGCCGCTTCGCCGAACGAGAGCTGGCGCCTCGCTACCAGCGGCACGACCGCGAGAAGACCTTCCCCGAAGAGCAGCTCCGCGGTTGCGCCGAGCTCGGGCTTCTGGGCCTCAGGATACCCGAAGCGTACGGGGGGAACCCGCAGAGCTATCTTGCGAGCGGCATCGCGGCCGAGGAAATCGCCCGCGAGGACTTCAACGTGGCGTACTTCCCCCTCATGTACGGCCTCGTCGGGGAGCTTCTTGCCCGTTACGGGAGCGAAGAACTCAAGGCCCGTTGGCTTCCGCGTATGGCGCGGGGCGAGATCGTGGCGGGGCTCGCTCTCACGGAGCCCGGAGCCGGCTCGGACGCCGCTGCACTCGCCTGCAGAGCGGAACGCGAGGGAGACGAATACGTTCTGACGGGCGAGAAATCCTCGATCAGCTTCTGTTCGCGAGCCGACATGGTCGTCGTCTTCGCCCGTACCTCGCCGGGCACGCGTGCGCAGGGCATCTCGGCCTTTTGCGTCCCGACCGACCTTCCCGGCATCGAACGCCGCGCCTACAACAGCATGGGCTCGAAGTGCCTCGGCCGCGGTTCGCTTTTCCTCGACCGTGTCCGGGTCCCCGCGGCCGAGCGCGTCGGCGAGGAAAACCGGGCTTTCCGCATGGTGATGGAAACCTTCGACTACAGCCGTGCCGTGATCGGGCTCATGTGCCTCGGAAGCGCCGCACGCGCCCTCGAACGCACGCGCGAACACGTCAAGCAGAGAAAAGCCTTCGGCCGGCCGCTCGCGACCTTCGAGGGCGTGTCGTTCCCCCTGGCCGAGCACTCGACGTACGTCGAAGCGGCCCGTCTCCTCTGTTACAAGACGCTCTGGCTCCGGGACCGCAACCTCCCGCACACCCGCGAAGCGGCGATGGCGAAGTGGTGGGCCCCGAAGGTAGCGGTCGACGCGCTCCACGACTGCCTTCTCCTCCACGGCCACTACGGGTACACGGACGAGTACCCGATCGAGCAGCAACTCAGGGACGTCATGGGGCTCGAGATCGGAGACGGGACGGCGCAGATCTCGAAGCTCGTCATCGCCCGGGAAGAGCTCGGGCGGGAATATCGGCCGTACTGA